A single genomic interval of Sander lucioperca isolate FBNREF2018 chromosome 9, SLUC_FBN_1.2, whole genome shotgun sequence harbors:
- the cnpy1 gene encoding protein canopy-1, with the protein MASWIIQMTVMVLSVFISSGQGKRDKVLYCSACKAIVDELNYSISQVDPKKTINVGGFRLNPDGTMKDKKVPLARSETHLSELLEGVCNSMSDYALHVDPDTQHKQYMRFAPRSSGATGDFPDFKNFQFDGPEASNSMKFACEAVVEELEDDIISLFSQDVEHVHEELCNRVSDYCEGSSHTNEEL; encoded by the exons ATGGCCTCATGGATTATTCAGATGACTGTGATGGTGCTATCTGTCTTCATCAGCAGCGGCCAGGGAAAGAGAGACAAGGTGCTCTACTGCTCTG catgcaaGGCAATTGTGGATGAACTGAACTACTCAATCAGTCAGGTGGACCCAAAGAAAACCATCAACGTCGGCGGCTTTAGACTCAACCCCGATGGAACCATGAAAGACAAAAAG GTACCTCTCGCACGCTCCGAGACTCACCTCAGCGAGCTCCTGGAGGGGGTGTGTAACAGCATGAGTGACTACGCCCTCCACGTGGACCCCGACACCCAGCACAAACAGTACATGAGGTTTGCTCCCAGGAGTAGCGGGGCCACCGGGGACTTCCCCGACTTTAAAAATTTCCAGTTCGACGGACCTGAGGCATCCAACTCCATGAAATTCGca TGTGAAGCCgtggtggaggagctggaggatgataTCATCTCTCTGTTCAGCCAGGACGTCGAGCACGTGCACGAGGAGTTATGCAACAGAGTCTCAG ACTACTGTGAAGGCAGCAGTCACACAAACGAGGAGTTATAG